A genomic window from Dechloromonas sp. A34 includes:
- a CDS encoding PrkA family serine protein kinase, which translates to MSIFARYQSRYEALQEEELSVQEYLELCKTDKTAYASVAERMLLAIGEPELVDTRSDPRLSRIFANKMLRLYPAFREFYGMEEVIEHIVSYFRHAAQGLEEKKQILYLLGPVGGGKSSLAERLKYLIEKVPFYAIKGSPVHESPLGLFNVMEDGPILEEDYGIPRRYLGTIMSPWAVKRLHEFGGDIARFRVVKLHPSVLSQIAVSKTEPGDENNQDISSLVGKIDIRKLETYSQNDPDAYSYSGGLCLANRGVLEFVEMFKAPIKVLHPLLTATQEQNYKGTEGFGAIPFDGMVLAHSNEAEWLTFKNNRNNEAFLDRIYIVKVPYCLRVTDEMHIYEKLMFNSSLSKAPCAPDTLRMMAQFSTLSRLKEPENSSIYSKMRIYDGENLKDTDPKAKSYQEYRDFAGVDEGMNGLSTRFAFKILSKVFNFDHREVAANPVHLMYVLEQQIEQEQFPPEVEDRYLRYLKEFLSPRYAEFIGKEIQTAYLESYSEYGQNIFDRYVTYADFWIQDQEFRDPNTGEMLDRGALNDELEKIEKPAGISNPKDFRNEVVNFVLRSRAQHDGKNPAWTSYEKLRAVIEKKMFSNTEELLPVISFNTKASADEQKKHQDFVNRMITKGYTEKQVRLLCEWYLRVRKSS; encoded by the coding sequence ATGTCGATATTCGCCCGCTACCAAAGTCGCTATGAAGCGCTACAGGAAGAGGAATTGTCGGTCCAGGAATACCTGGAACTCTGCAAGACCGACAAAACGGCCTACGCCAGCGTCGCCGAGCGCATGCTGCTGGCCATCGGCGAACCGGAACTGGTCGATACCCGATCCGATCCGCGTCTCTCGCGCATCTTCGCCAACAAGATGCTCCGGCTCTATCCGGCCTTCCGCGAGTTCTACGGCATGGAAGAGGTCATCGAGCACATCGTTTCCTACTTCCGCCATGCGGCCCAGGGCCTGGAAGAGAAGAAGCAGATCCTCTACCTGCTCGGCCCGGTCGGCGGCGGCAAGTCCTCGCTGGCCGAACGCCTGAAATATCTGATCGAGAAAGTACCCTTCTACGCGATCAAGGGCTCGCCCGTGCACGAGTCGCCGCTCGGTCTGTTCAACGTCATGGAAGACGGCCCGATCCTCGAAGAGGATTACGGCATTCCTCGCCGTTACCTGGGCACCATCATGAGTCCGTGGGCGGTCAAGCGCCTGCACGAATTCGGCGGCGACATCGCGCGCTTCCGGGTGGTCAAGCTGCACCCCTCGGTGCTGTCGCAGATCGCCGTCTCGAAGACCGAACCGGGCGACGAGAACAACCAGGACATCTCCTCGCTTGTCGGCAAGATCGACATCCGCAAGCTGGAAACCTATTCCCAGAACGACCCGGACGCCTATTCCTACTCCGGCGGCCTGTGCCTGGCCAACCGCGGCGTGCTCGAATTCGTCGAAATGTTCAAGGCGCCGATCAAGGTCCTGCACCCCCTGCTCACCGCGACCCAGGAGCAGAACTACAAAGGCACCGAAGGCTTCGGCGCCATTCCCTTCGACGGCATGGTGCTCGCCCACTCCAACGAGGCGGAGTGGCTGACCTTCAAGAACAACCGCAACAACGAGGCCTTCCTCGACCGCATCTACATCGTCAAGGTGCCGTACTGCCTGCGGGTGACCGACGAAATGCACATCTACGAGAAGCTGATGTTCAATTCCTCGTTGTCCAAGGCCCCCTGCGCGCCGGATACCCTGCGCATGATGGCGCAGTTCTCGACCCTGTCGCGGCTCAAGGAACCTGAGAACTCCAGCATCTACAGCAAGATGCGGATTTACGACGGCGAGAACCTCAAGGACACCGACCCCAAGGCCAAGAGCTACCAGGAATACCGCGATTTCGCCGGGGTTGACGAGGGCATGAACGGACTCTCCACCCGCTTCGCCTTCAAGATCCTGTCCAAGGTCTTCAACTTCGACCACCGCGAGGTGGCGGCCAATCCGGTGCACCTGATGTACGTCCTCGAACAGCAGATCGAGCAGGAACAGTTCCCGCCCGAGGTCGAAGACCGCTACCTGCGCTACCTCAAGGAATTCCTCAGCCCGCGCTACGCCGAGTTCATCGGCAAGGAAATCCAGACCGCCTACCTGGAAAGCTACTCGGAATACGGCCAGAACATCTTCGACCGCTACGTGACCTACGCCGACTTCTGGATCCAGGACCAGGAATTTCGTGATCCGAACACCGGCGAGATGCTCGACCGCGGCGCCCTCAACGACGAACTGGAAAAGATCGAGAAACCGGCCGGTATCAGCAATCCGAAGGACTTCCGCAACGAGGTGGTGAACTTCGTCCTGCGTTCCCGTGCTCAACATGACGGCAAGAATCCGGCTTGGACCTCGTACGAAAAGCTGCGGGCGGTGATCGAGAAGAAGATGTTCTCCAACACCGAGGAACTGCTGCCGGTGATTTCCTTCAACACCAAGGCCAGTGCCGACGAGCAGAAGAAGCATCAGGACTTCGTCAACCGCATGATCACCAAGGGCTATACCGAAAAGCAGGTCCGGCTGCTCTGCGAGTGGTACCTGCGGGTCAGGAAGAGTTCTTGA
- a CDS encoding YeaH/YhbH family protein — protein MTVRIVDRRQDSRNKSSINRSRFIRRFKGQIRKAVADAIAKRGIRDLESGEKIGIPGKDISEPQFHHGKGGVRESVHPGNDRFQSGDQMDRPPAGGQGQGSGQASPDGEGIDDFVFTLTRDEFLDIFFDELALPNLVKRQLARIDEYKRVRAGYTQSGVPTNINLVRTMRGAAGRRVAVGGPYATRLRGLQAELEQALDEMPLDETEVERLQREIACLKARHEAIPFIDPFDLRYSNRIRIPEPSTQAVMFCLMDVSGSMDEGKKQMAKRFFMLLYLFLNRNYEHIEVVFIRHHTVAEEVDEDDFFHSRETGGTIVSSALKLMHQIISERYASNVWNIYGAQASDGDNWNDDSPRCREMLAESILPLMQYFAYIEITDGEPQNLWYEYEQLATTHAGVFALQRIAAASDIYPVFRELFRKRLV, from the coding sequence ATGACGGTACGCATTGTCGACCGGCGGCAGGACAGCAGAAACAAGAGTTCCATCAACCGGAGCCGGTTCATCCGTCGTTTCAAGGGGCAGATCCGCAAGGCGGTGGCCGATGCCATCGCCAAGCGCGGCATTCGCGATCTGGAAAGCGGCGAGAAAATCGGCATTCCCGGCAAGGACATTTCCGAGCCGCAATTCCACCATGGCAAGGGCGGGGTGCGCGAGTCCGTGCATCCCGGCAATGACCGTTTCCAGTCCGGCGACCAGATGGATCGCCCGCCTGCCGGCGGCCAGGGGCAGGGCAGCGGTCAGGCCAGCCCCGATGGCGAAGGTATCGATGACTTCGTCTTCACGCTGACCCGTGACGAGTTTCTCGACATCTTCTTCGACGAACTGGCCCTGCCCAATTTGGTCAAGCGGCAACTGGCGCGGATCGACGAATACAAGCGGGTGCGCGCCGGCTATACGCAGAGCGGCGTGCCGACCAACATCAACCTGGTGCGCACCATGCGTGGCGCGGCCGGGCGCCGGGTCGCCGTCGGCGGCCCCTACGCCACCCGGCTGCGCGGCTTGCAGGCCGAACTGGAACAGGCGCTCGACGAAATGCCCCTCGATGAAACCGAGGTCGAGCGCCTGCAGCGCGAAATCGCTTGTCTGAAAGCCCGGCATGAAGCGATTCCCTTCATCGACCCCTTCGACCTGCGCTACAGCAACCGCATCCGCATCCCCGAACCCTCGACGCAGGCCGTGATGTTCTGCCTGATGGACGTCTCCGGCTCGATGGACGAGGGCAAGAAGCAGATGGCCAAGCGCTTCTTCATGCTCCTCTATCTGTTCCTGAACCGCAATTACGAGCACATCGAGGTCGTCTTCATCCGCCATCACACGGTGGCCGAGGAAGTCGACGAAGACGACTTCTTCCACTCCCGGGAAACCGGCGGCACCATCGTCTCCAGCGCGCTGAAGCTGATGCACCAGATCATCAGCGAACGCTATGCCAGCAACGTCTGGAACATCTACGGCGCCCAGGCTTCCGACGGCGACAACTGGAACGACGACTCGCCGCGTTGCCGCGAAATGCTGGCCGAGTCGATCCTGCCGCTGATGCAGTACTTCGCCTATATCGAAATCACCGACGGCGAACCTCAGAATCTCTGGTACGAATACGAACAGCTGGCCACCACTCACGCCGGCGTCTTCGCCTTGCAGCGCATCGCCGCAGCCAGCGACATTTACCCGGTGTTCCGCGAACTGTTCAGAAAGCGGCTGGTATGA
- a CDS encoding SpoVR family protein, with the protein MSKKKSRLIAEGSDWTLEAIVRYDEEIGRVAKHYGLDTYRHQLEVITAEQMMDAYAAIGMPVYYHHWSFGKHFLETENRYKRGQMGLAYEIVINSDPCIAYLMEENTLTMQALVIAHAAYGHNSFFKGNHMFKQWTSADAIIDYLVFARNYIAECEERHGVDTVEQLIDACHALSNLGVDRYKRSPPLSLEKEKTRQREREAYLQAQVNDLWRTLPRRDAPFAEAEERRFPEEPEENLLYFVEKNAPLLEPWQREIVRITRKISQYFYPQRQTQVMNEGWACFWHYTLLNTLYDEGKVNDGFMLEFLQSHTNVVYQPPYSSNWYSGINPYALGFAMWQDIRRICERPDDEDREWFPDIAGSDWRETFDFAMRNFKDESFVAQYLSPRLMREFRLFSVLDDDSKPKLKVDAIHDEQGYRALRRNLAEQYNLGSSDPNIQVWNVDLRGDRSLTLRHFAHQRRPLSSASLVVLEHMASLWGFNVRLEHQTPAGEWVLLAERKTERRKHPD; encoded by the coding sequence ATGAGCAAAAAAAAATCCCGCCTGATTGCCGAGGGGTCGGACTGGACGCTCGAAGCGATCGTCCGCTACGACGAGGAAATTGGCCGCGTCGCCAAGCACTACGGCCTCGATACCTACCGCCACCAGCTCGAAGTGATCACCGCCGAGCAGATGATGGACGCCTACGCCGCGATCGGCATGCCGGTCTATTACCACCACTGGTCCTTCGGCAAACACTTCCTGGAAACCGAGAACCGCTACAAACGGGGCCAGATGGGCCTGGCCTACGAGATCGTGATCAATTCCGATCCCTGCATCGCCTACCTGATGGAAGAGAACACGCTGACCATGCAGGCCCTGGTCATCGCCCATGCCGCCTATGGCCACAATTCCTTCTTCAAGGGCAACCACATGTTCAAGCAGTGGACCAGCGCCGATGCCATCATCGACTACCTGGTCTTCGCCCGGAACTACATTGCCGAGTGCGAGGAACGCCACGGCGTCGATACCGTCGAGCAACTGATCGATGCCTGCCATGCACTGTCCAATCTCGGCGTCGATCGCTACAAGCGGTCGCCGCCCTTGTCGCTGGAAAAGGAGAAGACGCGGCAGCGCGAGCGCGAGGCTTACTTGCAGGCCCAGGTGAACGATCTATGGCGAACTTTGCCGCGTCGTGATGCGCCGTTCGCCGAGGCCGAGGAACGCCGCTTCCCCGAGGAGCCGGAAGAAAACCTGCTCTATTTCGTCGAAAAGAACGCCCCGCTGCTCGAACCCTGGCAGCGCGAAATCGTCCGCATCACGCGCAAGATCAGCCAGTATTTCTACCCGCAGCGCCAGACCCAGGTCATGAATGAAGGCTGGGCCTGCTTCTGGCACTACACGCTGCTCAACACGCTGTACGACGAGGGCAAGGTCAACGACGGCTTCATGCTCGAATTCCTGCAGTCGCATACCAATGTCGTCTACCAGCCGCCCTACAGCAGCAACTGGTATTCCGGCATCAATCCCTACGCCCTGGGCTTCGCTATGTGGCAGGACATCCGCCGCATCTGCGAGCGGCCGGACGACGAGGACCGCGAGTGGTTTCCCGACATCGCCGGCTCCGACTGGCGCGAAACCTTCGATTTCGCGATGCGTAACTTCAAGGACGAGAGCTTCGTCGCGCAATACCTGTCGCCCCGGCTGATGCGCGAATTCCGGCTGTTCTCGGTGCTCGATGACGACAGCAAGCCGAAACTGAAGGTCGATGCCATCCACGACGAGCAGGGCTACCGGGCCTTGCGCCGCAATCTGGCCGAACAGTACAACCTGGGCAGCAGCGATCCGAACATTCAGGTCTGGAACGTCGATCTGCGCGGCGACCGCTCGCTGACCCTGCGCCACTTCGCCCATCAACGCCGGCCGCTGTCCTCGGCCAGTCTGGTCGTGCTCGAACACATGGCCAGCCTGTGGGGTTTCAATGTCCGGCTCGAACACCAGACGCCGGCCGGCGAGTGGGTGCTGCTCGCCGAGCGCAAGACCGAGCGGCGCAAGCATCCAGACTGA
- a CDS encoding YEATS-associated helix-containing protein: protein MSTELQTAFQVSAPSAGIDTHMLLILAIMVVAGILGGAANYFLADRQGEPGRRDWIKYPVLGVVAALTVPLFLNMISSTLLEGARTKPVDFFAFAGFCLIYVVASRRLLENVAQRLLGQIDQVKREVGHLKQQRREEPMVQLPKAEAEKPAEPEPREVLSYNDVEILRALAEESFVYGNLAAICERTGLARDYVSQRLTVMKTMGVIETRINDKNVLHWGVSARGKAVLGEILTGQDDKKSA from the coding sequence ATGTCGACTGAATTGCAAACCGCCTTCCAGGTCTCCGCGCCTAGCGCAGGCATCGATACACACATGCTGTTAATCCTGGCCATCATGGTGGTGGCCGGCATCCTGGGTGGCGCCGCCAACTACTTCCTGGCCGATCGCCAGGGCGAACCGGGCCGCCGCGACTGGATCAAGTATCCGGTTTTAGGGGTGGTTGCGGCGCTGACCGTGCCGCTCTTCCTGAACATGATTTCCAGCACGCTGCTCGAGGGGGCGCGCACCAAGCCGGTCGATTTTTTCGCCTTCGCCGGCTTCTGCCTGATCTATGTCGTCGCCTCGCGGCGCCTGCTCGAAAACGTTGCCCAGCGCCTGCTCGGACAGATCGACCAGGTCAAGCGCGAAGTCGGCCATCTCAAGCAGCAGCGCCGGGAGGAGCCGATGGTCCAGCTGCCCAAGGCCGAAGCCGAAAAACCGGCCGAGCCGGAACCGCGTGAAGTCCTCTCCTACAACGATGTCGAGATCCTGCGCGCCCTGGCCGAGGAAAGCTTCGTCTATGGCAATCTCGCCGCGATTTGCGAGCGCACCGGTCTGGCCCGCGATTACGTCAGCCAGCGCCTGACGGTGATGAAGACCATGGGCGTCATCGAAACCCGCATCAACGACAAGAACGTCCTGCACTGGGGCGTTTCGGCGCGCGGCAAGGCCGTGCTCGGCGAAATCCTGACCGGTCAGGACGACAAGAAATCCGCATGA
- the glmU gene encoding bifunctional UDP-N-acetylglucosamine diphosphorylase/glucosamine-1-phosphate N-acetyltransferase GlmU, with product MNIVILAAGQGKRMHSNLPKVLHPVAGKALAQHVIDTARTLAPEKLIVVYGHGGDVVKATLAAPDLAWAEQAQQLGTGHAVAQALPELGAAAQTLVLYGDVPLTTAATLKRLLQAGRDGLAILTVDLADPSGYGRIVRDAAGNVQRIVEQKDATDEEKTIREINTGIMVMPTARLADWLGKLKNDNAQGEYYLTDVVALAVGEGLAVRTAQPEGEWEVLGVNSKVQLAELERQHQRNIADQLLVAGVRLADPARIDIRGELSHGRDVSIDVGCVFEGKVELADAVEVGPYCVLKNVKVGAGTRIAAFCHFEDAVIGPDGVLGPYARLRPGTELGPEVHIGNFVEVKKSTIGAQSKANHLAYIGDAEIGQRVNVGAGTITCNYDGANKFKTIIEDDVFIGSDTQLVAPVTVGRGATLGAGTTLTKDAPPDALTVSRAKQLTLAGWQRPQKVKK from the coding sequence ATGAACATCGTCATTCTCGCTGCCGGCCAGGGCAAGCGCATGCATTCCAATCTGCCCAAGGTCCTGCATCCGGTCGCCGGCAAGGCGCTCGCCCAGCATGTCATCGACACCGCGCGCACGCTGGCGCCGGAAAAGCTGATCGTGGTCTATGGCCACGGCGGCGACGTCGTCAAGGCGACGCTGGCCGCGCCCGACCTGGCCTGGGCCGAACAGGCACAGCAACTGGGCACCGGCCATGCTGTCGCCCAGGCCCTGCCCGAACTCGGCGCCGCCGCCCAGACCCTGGTCCTCTACGGCGACGTGCCGCTGACCACGGCGGCGACCCTGAAGCGCCTGCTCCAGGCCGGCCGGGACGGCCTGGCCATCCTCACCGTCGATCTCGCCGACCCCAGCGGCTACGGCCGCATCGTCCGCGACGCCGCTGGCAACGTCCAGCGCATCGTCGAACAGAAGGATGCGACTGACGAAGAAAAGACCATCCGCGAGATCAACACCGGCATCATGGTCATGCCGACGGCCCGGCTGGCCGACTGGCTGGGTAAGCTGAAGAACGACAACGCCCAGGGCGAGTACTACCTGACCGATGTCGTCGCGCTTGCGGTCGGCGAAGGCCTGGCGGTGCGCACCGCGCAGCCCGAAGGCGAATGGGAGGTGCTCGGCGTCAACAGCAAGGTTCAACTCGCCGAACTGGAGCGCCAGCACCAGCGCAACATCGCCGACCAGCTGCTGGTCGCCGGCGTCCGCCTGGCCGACCCGGCGCGCATCGACATCCGTGGCGAACTGAGCCACGGCCGCGATGTGTCGATCGACGTCGGCTGCGTCTTCGAAGGCAAGGTCGAACTGGCCGATGCCGTCGAAGTTGGCCCCTACTGCGTGCTGAAGAACGTCAAGGTCGGCGCCGGCACGCGGATCGCCGCCTTCTGCCATTTCGAGGATGCGGTGATCGGCCCGGACGGCGTGCTCGGCCCCTACGCCCGCCTGCGGCCCGGCACCGAACTCGGCCCCGAAGTCCATATCGGCAACTTCGTCGAGGTCAAGAAGAGCACCATCGGCGCCCAGTCCAAGGCCAATCACCTGGCCTACATCGGCGACGCCGAGATCGGCCAGCGCGTCAATGTCGGCGCCGGCACCATCACCTGCAATTACGACGGCGCCAACAAGTTCAAGACCATCATCGAGGACGACGTCTTCATCGGTTCCGACACCCAGCTCGTCGCGCCGGTGACCGTCGGGCGCGGCGCGACGCTGGGCGCCGGCACGACGCTGACCAAGGATGCGCCGCCCGACGCGCTGACCGTGTCGCGCGCCAAGCAACTGACGCTGGCTGGCTGGCAGCGGCCACAGAAGGTCAAGAAGTAA
- the fusA gene encoding elongation factor G: protein MSKYTTEALRSIALVGHGAAGKTLLAEALLQATGVIQTKGSVEKGTTVCDFDAQEKDAGHSLNSAIVNFGYEDKQINLIDTPGYPDFAGQAIAALAGVDTALVVINAQTGVELMTERMMRHAAERKLCRMIVINKIDADNLDLPGLVADIRERFGQQCMLLDLPAHGAAEVVEVLEHDAGDADFASVAAAHRALIDQIVEEDEDLLAQYLEDGADPSAAALHAPFEKALREGHLIPILFVSAKTGAGIKELLHVLASLAPNPAEGNPPPFYKGEPGDRSEPFHAAPDAGKHVLAHVFKVVADPYMGKIGIFRVHQGAMKKDMQLFVGDGKRPFKVAHLYQLQGKDSVEVDELLPGAIGAIAKVEEIEFDCVLHDTHDEDHIHLVPLEFPKPMAGLAVETKKKGDEQRLFDILGKLAMEDPTFIVERHPTSNETVIRGLGEIHLKAKLEKMASQYKLDVDTKPPRIPYRETITASAEAMHRHKKQSGGAGQFGEVHLRIEPKARGEGFEFVDAVKGGVIPGVFMAAVEKGVRQGLEGGVVAGYEVEDLKVTVFDGKTHAVDGKEVAFVTAGRKAVIEAIRAAKPIVLEPIVNIEIVVPESAIGDLSGDLSGRRGHITGTDGRGHGMAAISGEVPLAELNDYQSRLKSLTGGQGSYTIEFARYSAVPGNVQQQLAGKFQLHDDDE, encoded by the coding sequence ATGTCCAAGTACACCACCGAGGCACTCCGTTCCATTGCGCTGGTCGGCCACGGCGCCGCCGGCAAGACCCTGCTCGCCGAGGCGCTGCTCCAGGCGACCGGCGTCATCCAAACGAAAGGCAGCGTCGAGAAGGGCACCACGGTCTGCGATTTCGATGCCCAAGAGAAGGATGCCGGCCACTCGCTGAATTCGGCCATCGTCAATTTCGGCTACGAAGACAAGCAAATTAACCTGATCGATACCCCGGGCTATCCCGACTTTGCCGGTCAGGCCATCGCCGCTCTGGCCGGGGTCGACACCGCACTGGTCGTGATCAATGCCCAGACCGGCGTCGAACTGATGACCGAGCGCATGATGCGCCACGCCGCCGAACGCAAGCTGTGCCGGATGATCGTCATCAACAAGATCGATGCCGACAACCTCGATCTGCCCGGCCTGGTCGCCGATATCCGCGAGCGTTTCGGCCAGCAGTGCATGCTGCTCGACCTGCCGGCCCATGGCGCGGCTGAGGTTGTCGAGGTGCTCGAACACGATGCCGGCGATGCCGATTTCGCCTCGGTCGCTGCCGCCCATCGCGCCCTGATCGACCAGATCGTCGAGGAAGACGAGGACCTGCTCGCGCAGTATCTCGAGGATGGTGCCGATCCGAGCGCAGCCGCGCTGCATGCGCCCTTCGAGAAGGCACTGCGCGAAGGCCACCTGATCCCGATCCTCTTCGTCTCGGCCAAGACCGGCGCTGGCATCAAGGAACTGCTGCACGTACTAGCCAGCCTGGCGCCGAATCCGGCCGAAGGCAACCCGCCACCTTTCTACAAGGGCGAGCCCGGCGACCGCAGCGAACCTTTCCACGCCGCGCCGGATGCCGGCAAACATGTGCTGGCTCACGTCTTCAAGGTGGTGGCCGACCCCTACATGGGCAAGATCGGCATCTTCCGCGTCCATCAGGGCGCCATGAAGAAGGACATGCAGCTTTTCGTCGGCGACGGCAAGCGCCCGTTCAAGGTCGCCCACCTCTACCAGTTGCAGGGCAAGGACAGCGTCGAGGTCGACGAGCTGCTGCCGGGCGCCATCGGCGCCATCGCCAAGGTCGAGGAAATCGAATTCGACTGTGTGCTGCACGATACGCACGACGAGGATCACATCCACCTGGTGCCGCTCGAATTCCCGAAGCCGATGGCCGGGCTGGCCGTTGAAACGAAAAAGAAGGGTGACGAGCAGCGCCTGTTCGACATCCTCGGCAAGTTGGCCATGGAGGACCCGACTTTCATCGTCGAGCGCCATCCGACCAGCAATGAAACGGTGATCCGCGGTCTCGGCGAAATCCACCTCAAGGCCAAGCTCGAGAAGATGGCCAGCCAGTACAAACTGGATGTCGATACCAAGCCGCCGCGCATTCCCTACCGCGAAACCATCACGGCTTCCGCCGAGGCCATGCACCGTCACAAGAAGCAGAGCGGCGGCGCCGGCCAGTTCGGCGAAGTGCATCTGCGCATCGAGCCCAAGGCGCGCGGCGAAGGCTTCGAGTTCGTGGATGCGGTCAAGGGTGGCGTGATTCCCGGTGTCTTCATGGCGGCGGTGGAAAAGGGCGTCCGCCAGGGTCTCGAAGGCGGCGTGGTCGCCGGCTACGAGGTCGAGGACCTGAAAGTCACCGTCTTCGACGGCAAGACCCACGCCGTCGATGGCAAGGAAGTGGCTTTCGTGACCGCCGGGCGCAAAGCGGTGATCGAGGCGATCCGGGCGGCCAAGCCGATCGTCCTCGAACCCATCGTCAATATCGAGATCGTCGTCCCGGAAAGCGCCATCGGGGATCTGAGTGGCGATCTGTCGGGCCGCCGCGGTCATATTACCGGTACCGACGGACGCGGCCATGGCATGGCCGCGATCAGCGGCGAGGTGCCGCTGGCCGAACTCAACGACTACCAGTCGCGGCTGAAATCGCTGACCGGCGGCCAGGGCAGCTACACCATTGAATTCGCCCGCTATTCGGCGGTGCCCGGCAATGTGCAGCAACAACTGGCCGGCAAGTTCCAGTTGCACGACGACGACGAGTAA
- a CDS encoding HDOD domain-containing protein, whose product MLTQHQLHWGVDQWAAYLSAQSLPCMPRSKLLLTALEEVSGDRLAVRELADIASGDTFLCMRLLRAAERQRTQRLAHETTTALAALMQLGSDAFRELLMTSPETDDAHPGLAACEARSHMAMHLALHWGRARADISPDEIALAAQLSEIGELLLWNFAPELPMAALEEMAFERATRSVQAQEQACGFVFRSLTLKCATIWRLPALLIQLIRGADNVRANMSRLCVDTARHLAAGADNPALPCDLVEAKRLMPHASLEWLASCLVGLGPEEMALVVERAQQKLQEQALVDDH is encoded by the coding sequence ATGCTGACGCAGCATCAGTTGCATTGGGGGGTTGATCAATGGGCGGCTTATCTGAGCGCCCAGTCCTTGCCCTGCATGCCTCGCTCAAAACTGCTGTTGACCGCGCTCGAAGAAGTCAGCGGCGACCGGCTCGCGGTGCGTGAGCTGGCGGACATCGCCAGCGGCGACACTTTCCTCTGCATGCGCCTGTTGCGGGCGGCGGAAAGGCAGCGTACCCAGCGCCTGGCGCACGAAACGACGACGGCGCTGGCGGCGCTGATGCAGTTGGGCAGCGATGCTTTTCGCGAATTGCTGATGACCAGCCCGGAAACCGACGACGCCCATCCCGGCCTGGCGGCCTGCGAGGCGCGTTCGCACATGGCCATGCACCTGGCGCTGCACTGGGGTAGGGCCCGGGCCGATATCTCGCCCGACGAAATTGCCCTCGCCGCACAGCTCTCCGAAATCGGCGAATTGCTGCTCTGGAACTTCGCGCCCGAACTGCCGATGGCGGCCCTCGAGGAAATGGCCTTCGAGCGCGCGACGCGCTCGGTGCAGGCGCAGGAACAGGCCTGCGGCTTTGTCTTCCGCTCGCTGACGCTCAAGTGCGCGACCATCTGGCGCCTGCCGGCCTTGCTGATTCAATTGATCCGCGGGGCGGACAACGTGCGGGCCAATATGTCCCGCCTCTGCGTCGATACCGCGCGTCATCTGGCAGCCGGCGCGGATAATCCGGCACTGCCCTGTGATCTGGTCGAGGCAAAACGCCTGATGCCCCATGCCTCGCTCGAATGGCTGGCCAGTTGCCTGGTCGGGCTGGGGCCGGAAGAGATGGCGCTAGTTGTCGAGCGAGCCCAACAAAAGCTGCAGGAACAGGCTCTCGTCGACGACCACTGA
- a CDS encoding BON domain-containing protein codes for MPNRDQVVRQVLAAIEWETRNDGQNSPIGLTFSAGTLMLVGEVANIAAKKRALKAAAGVDGVRAIADHLRVAAGSTPGDGATRDAVCKLLAGSIDFRNCGLHARVKGLLETLQDAGPEASGTIEVAVEDGVVTLSGQVISLSHKRLAGVLAWWAQGCRDVVNALAVVPSEEDNDHEIVDALHLVLEADPYVHADRIGIGSTDHVVTLEGVVSSHGEKSRAEMDAWYLYAVDGVINRLEVR; via the coding sequence ATGCCGAATCGAGATCAGGTCGTGAGACAGGTGCTGGCAGCCATCGAGTGGGAAACCCGAAACGACGGACAGAACAGCCCGATCGGGCTGACTTTCAGCGCCGGCACGCTGATGCTGGTCGGCGAAGTCGCCAATATCGCGGCCAAGAAGCGGGCCCTCAAGGCGGCGGCCGGAGTCGACGGGGTCCGCGCCATCGCCGACCATCTGCGGGTCGCCGCCGGCTCGACGCCGGGCGATGGCGCCACGCGCGATGCCGTTTGCAAACTGCTGGCGGGCAGCATCGACTTCCGCAATTGCGGACTCCACGCTCGCGTCAAGGGGCTCCTGGAAACCCTGCAGGATGCCGGGCCCGAGGCCAGCGGCACGATCGAGGTGGCGGTCGAGGACGGCGTCGTCACGCTGTCCGGGCAGGTCATCAGCCTCTCCCACAAACGCCTGGCCGGTGTGCTGGCGTGGTGGGCCCAGGGCTGCCGGGATGTGGTCAACGCTCTGGCGGTGGTGCCGTCCGAGGAGGACAACGACCACGAGATCGTCGACGCCCTGCACTTGGTGCTCGAAGCCGATCCTTATGTTCACGCCGACCGAATCGGCATCGGCAGCACCGACCATGTCGTCACGCTGGAGGGGGTTGTTTCCAGTCATGGCGAAAAGTCACGGGCCGAAATGGACGCCTGGTACCTGTATGCGGTGGATGGCGTGATTAATCGGCTGGAAGTCAGGTAG